The DNA region CTAGGAGAAGACGTATATCAGTGGGCGCAAAATACTTGGTCAAGTTCCGAGGCGATCGCCCTACTAGAGCTTTATGGGCAATACAAACAAACAAACCAAGCTCATGAGTTGAAACACACCTATAAGATGAAGCGCCGGGCTCTCATTACAGCCGGTTGGATAGTACCTATTGTCACAGTAGTAGGTCTCAGCAAACGCGCTCAAGCTCAGGTTTCTGGAGGCTCTACTGAGGAAACCACGACAACAGCAGCCCCCGAAAACGAAGTAACGACGACGACAACCACCACGACAACTACCACCACGACAACCACCGAAGCACCAACAACAACTCCTCTTGAAACTACAGAGACGCCTAGATAAGCACTCGTAACGGAAATACAGCAAATGAAGTCTATGCTTGATGCTCGCATCTTTATCCAAATTGCCGCATATCGAGATCTGGAGCTTGTGCCGACGGTTAAAGATGCGATCGCCCAAGCTGCCAAACTTGAGCGATTAAGCTTTGGCATTTGTTGGCAATATGCAGATTCAGAACTTTATTATGTTGAACTGCTCAAAGATATTCCCAACTGTCGTGTTGAATCTATTCCCGCCAAACAGTCTCAGGGATTAGGTTGGGCACGCCATAAAACACAGCAGTTATGGGACAGCGAAGAATATAGTCTACAAATCGATGCCCATATGCGTTTTGCTCCTCGTTGGGACGAACAGCTCATCGAGATGCTGGCCCAATGTCCTAGCG from [Leptolyngbya] sp. PCC 7376 includes:
- a CDS encoding KilA-N domain-containing protein, whose amino-acid sequence is MTIDICLGVTIHKYPDTNLVCLTDLWKAAKRPNGKRPLAWIKTPSAQNLLSDVQRQTQADVLQDSQQEFVVGLVGQLETERINGSLWTYSTPELALVYAMELGEDVYQWAQNTWSSSEAIALLELYGQYKQTNQAHELKHTYKMKRRALITAGWIVPIVTVVGLSKRAQAQVSGGSTEETTTTAAPENEVTTTTTTTTTTTTTTTEAPTTTPLETTETPR